Part of the Verrucomicrobiota bacterium genome, GCACGATGTTCTCGGGCACCGACGCGTGATGATGGTGGGGGTGGAAGCCCGCTCCGTCCCAGATGACAAGGTGGATGGCGTGGGGATCACGTCGGCTGATCTGCTCCAGGAAGCTTCCGCTCATCTCGGTGTCGGCTTTGTTGGTGTAGAGGAACTCACTGCCTCCTCCCCCGATCTGCAGAGCCGCCCAGACATACTGCCAGTCATAGCGGATGGTGCTGTCCTTGTGGGCGCGCACGCCACGGCTGACCCAAGCCCGCCGGTGGCTGGTTTGCAGGCCGAAGCGCGCTTCATCGGCCACCCACAGACGCAGGGGACGCTGGCGCCAACGCTCGGCTCCCTTGTCCAGAAGCGCTTGGTAGCCAACTCTGGCCAGCTGCTCTCTGAAGGCTTGTTTGTTGTTGTGCTTACTGCGGGGATGGCGAGGCCGAACCACTTTCAGCCTCGCCCCGAGCTTTCCCATCCACCTCCTCACTGTTTCCTCGCTGCGTTGAACTCTCAACTGTTGCTCCACCCATTGCTGGGCCTGCCGCACGGTGCGAAAGCTTCCACGGTTCAATTTCTTGCGAAACTGCTTCCACCCTCGCTCATCCAATGCGGCCTTGCGGCCAGCCCGATGGTGTCCGCTCTCTCGCAGCCCTGCCACTCCCTTCTCCCGATACGTGTTCAGCCAGTTCTGGATCGTGGCCCGACTTCTCCCCAATTGCGCCGCGATTTCCGGCAAACTCAACTCTCCCTCCAGCCCCAGCGTTACCGCCTGCATTCGCTCTCGCACGATCCCGGCTTTCTGCTTCCTCAACTCCTGCTTCAATCGCTCGGCCTCCCCCAGCACATCCAATTTCGCTCGCGGTCTTCCCATCCTCCTTACTAACACTTCTCCTCTATTATACTAGTTATTTATGTGGATTGGTATAAGAAGAATCGAAAGAGGAAGCCGACTCAAGACAAACGAATGCTGCGCAGAATGCGACGACGCTTCACCGTCGAGAGAACCTTTGCCTGGATGCGCTGGTCTCGTAGAATCACTTCCCGCTGGGAGTTCAAATGGCTCAACTTCCTTGGTTTTATCGAGCTCTCAGCTCTTCAACTCTACCTCAAACGAATTTGAGATAGGTTCATGTAAAGCTTCAGTTTACAACGATGTTCACCAGCTTGCCGGGGATGACGATGACTTTGCGGAGGGTTTTGCCTTCGGTGTAGGGCTGGATTTTATCGGCAGCGAGGGCCGTTTTTTCCATGTCTTCTTTGCTGATGTCTTTGGGGACGGTGAGCTTGTCCCGCACTTTGCCGTTTACTTGGATGACGATCTGGATCTCGCTTTCGATGAGGTAGTCTTCGTTCCAGGTGGGCCAGGTGCTTTCGCTGAGGAGGCTATCGCCCAACGCCTTGGTGATTTCTTCGGTGAGGTGGGGGGCGAAGGGGTTGAGGACTTTGAGGAAGTCGCTGAGGAGGGCGTGAGGGATGATTTGGGCCTGGGTGAAGGCGTTGGTGCAGACCATCATTTGGCTGATGGCGGTGTTGAAGCTGAGGCGTTCGATGTCTTCGGTGACTTTTTTGATGGTTTCATGGACGACTTTGAGGAGTTTTTTGTCGGCCAGGGGGTCGCTGTCTTGGACTTTTTCGCTGAGTTGCCAGGTGCCGTTTTGCTGCTCGGTGAAGGCGACGCGCCAGACGCGGCCGAGGAAGCGGTAGACGCCTTCGACGCCTTTCATGCTCCACGGTTTGACTTGTTCGAGGGGGCCCATGAACATTTCGTAGAGCCGGAGGGCGTCCGCTCCGTATTCGCCGACCACTTCGTCCGGGTTGACGACGTTGCCGCGGGATTTGGACATTTTCTGCCCGTCTTCGCCCATGATGAGGCCTTGGTTGACGAGTTTTTGGAAGGGCTCGGGGGTGCTGAGGTGGCCGAGGTCGAAGAGGACTTTGTGCCAGAAACGCGCGTAGAGGAGGTGGAGGACGGCGTGTTCGGTGCCGCCTACATACAAGTCAACGAGTGCACTTCCACGCGCGAAGTTTTCGGTTTTCGGTTTTGGGTTTTCGGTATTTGGCTCGCCGCCGTCGGCGGCATTGCTCCAGTAGTGCTCGGCTTCTTCGGAGAGGAAGCGGTCGTTGTTTTGGGCGTCGCAGTAGCGGAGGTAGTACCAGCAGCTTCCGCCCCATTGGGGCATGGTGTTGGTCTCGCGGGTGGCGCCTTCGGGTTGGTTGACCCAGTCGGTGGCTTTGCTGAGGATGGGCTCGGGGTTGCCGGTGGGTTTGTAGTCTTCGAGCGGTGGCGCGAGGAGGGGGAGTTCGCTTTCGGGAAGGGCTTCGTGGTGACCATCGCGCCAGAGGATGGGGAAGGGCTCGCCCCAGTAGCGCTGGCGGCTGAAGAGCCAGTCGCGCAGTTTGTAGGTGGTGCGACCGGAGCCGAGGCCTTTCTCTTCGAGCCAGGCGATCATTTTGATTTTGGCTTCGGCGGTGGGGAGGCCGTCGAGAAATCCGCTGTGGATGGCGGTGCCGGGAGCGGTGTGGCCTTGCCAATCGGAGTCGTCGTTTGGCTGGACGACTTGCTTGATTTCGAGCGCGAATTTTCGGGCGAATTCGAAGTCGCGCTCGTCGTGGGCGGGGACGGCCATGATGGCGCCGGTGCCGTAGCCCATCATGACGTAGTCGGCGATCCAGACGGGGATTGGCTCGTCGTTGACGGGGTTGAGGGCGTGGGCGCCGGTGAAGACGCCGCTTTTGTCTTGGTTGAGGTCGCCGCGTTCGCGGTCGCTTTTGGTGGCACAGGCTTGTTGGTAGGCTTGGACGGCTTGCTTTTGCTCGGCGGTGGTGATGTCGGCGACGAGGGGGTGTTCGGGGGCGAGGACCATGTAGGTGGCGCCGAAGAGGGTGTCGGGTCTGGTGGTGAAGACTTCGATTTCCTGCTGAGAACCTGAAACCTGAAACTTCACACTCGCGCCTTCGGAGCGCCCGATCCAGTTGCGCTGGAGTAGTTTGATGGATTCAGGCCAGTCGAGCGGCTCGAGTTCGTCGATGAGGCGCTGGGCGTAGGCGGTGATGCGGAGCATCCATTGGCGGAGGGGGCGACGCTCGACGGTGTGGCCTTTCGCTTTCCATTCTTCGACTTCTTCGTTGGCGAGGACGGTGCCGAGGTCGGGGGACCAGTTGACGGGGGTTTCGGCGACGTAGGCGAGGCGGACGTCGTCGATATCTTCGCGCTTCCAGCCTTTGGCTTCCAGTTCGCTGATGGGCTTGGCCTTGTTTTCTGCTTCGTCGAAGTAGCTATGGTAAAGCTGGAGGAAGATCCATTGGGTCCATTTGACGTAGTCGGGCTCGGTGGTGTTGACTTCGCGGTCCCAGTCGTAGGCGAAGCCGAGCGCTTGCAGTTGGCGGCGGAAGTTGGCGACGTTTTCCGCGGTGGTGAGGGCCGGGTGCTGGCCGGTTTTGATGGCGTATTGCTCCGCGGGCAGGCCGAAGGCGTCCCAGCCCATGGGGTGGAGCACGTTGAAGCCCCGCATGCGCTTGTAGCGAGCGATGATGTCGGTGGCGGTGTAGCCTTCGGGGTGGCCGACGTGGAGCCCTGCCCCGCTTGGGTAGGGAAACATGTCGAGGACGTAGTATTTCGGCTTGCTGGGGTCGAAGTCGAGGTCGCCGGGCTGGGGGGTGCGAAAGGTTTTTTCCTGAACCCAATGTTTTTGCCAGGCGGGTTCGAATTCGTCGAAGGGAAATTGCTTGCGGGTGCGGCTCATGGTGGCGGTGCAAAAAGGGCCGGAAGGTAGCCAGTTTGCACAAAAAGAAAACCCCGGAAGCACCGAGGCGCGACCGGGGCCTCACAGCAACTGCAACAAGTTTCAATCCATGTCTTTCCAGTCCAAGAGGAGCTCGAGATAGTCGATGTAGGCTTCGGGGCCGCCCGGGCGGTAACCCGTGCGGGCGTAGGGGAGGCCGTCGGGATTGGTGAGAAAGATGCTGGGGTAGCCGGGGGGGTGGTATTCGGCTTTGAGGGCGGCGTTTTGCTTTTTGAGGGCTTCGCTTTGCTCGATTTGCTGTGGGAAGTCGACTTCCACGAGGATGAATTCCTCCGCAGCGTATTCTCGGAAGGTTTCTTGGGAGAAGACTTCTTCGTCCAGTTTGATGCACCAGGCGCACCAGTCGGAGCCGGTGAAGTGAATGAAGAGGTCTTTCTGTTCCTGGGCAGCTTGGGCCTTGGCGGCTTCCCAGTCGGTTTGCCAAGAGAGTTCATCGGCCGGGCTGCTCACGCTAAGGAGTAGGCTGATGGCGAGGAGTGGGATGGGCTTCATGGTGAGGATTGGTCGTTTCGGCAGGTCATTTTATTCCCTCAAAAGAAGTCAGCTGCAAGAAGGGGCCAAAGGGGCATGGTGCAAGATGGCCGAGGGAAAGTGGAAGTTGGTGATCGCGACCGGCAATGCGCACAAGCTGGAGGAGATCCGACAGATCTTGGGGGAGGGCGTGGAGGTGGTCGGCTTGAGGGAGTTCCCTGGGATCGAGCCCGAGGAGGAAACGGCCACGACCTTCGACGGGAATGCGCGCAT contains:
- a CDS encoding thioredoxin family protein encodes the protein MKPIPLLAISLLLSVSSPADELSWQTDWEAAKAQAAQEQKDLFIHFTGSDWCAWCIKLDEEVFSQETFREYAAEEFILVEVDFPQQIEQSEALKKQNAALKAEYHPPGYPSIFLTNPDGLPYARTGYRPGGPEAYIDYLELLLDWKDMD
- a CDS encoding class I tRNA ligase family protein, which translates into the protein MSRTRKQFPFDEFEPAWQKHWVQEKTFRTPQPGDLDFDPSKPKYYVLDMFPYPSGAGLHVGHPEGYTATDIIARYKRMRGFNVLHPMGWDAFGLPAEQYAIKTGQHPALTTAENVANFRRQLQALGFAYDWDREVNTTEPDYVKWTQWIFLQLYHSYFDEAENKAKPISELEAKGWKREDIDDVRLAYVAETPVNWSPDLGTVLANEEVEEWKAKGHTVERRPLRQWMLRITAYAQRLIDELEPLDWPESIKLLQRNWIGRSEGASVKFQVSGSQQEIEVFTTRPDTLFGATYMVLAPEHPLVADITTAEQKQAVQAYQQACATKSDRERGDLNQDKSGVFTGAHALNPVNDEPIPVWIADYVMMGYGTGAIMAVPAHDERDFEFARKFALEIKQVVQPNDDSDWQGHTAPGTAIHSGFLDGLPTAEAKIKMIAWLEEKGLGSGRTTYKLRDWLFSRQRYWGEPFPILWRDGHHEALPESELPLLAPPLEDYKPTGNPEPILSKATDWVNQPEGATRETNTMPQWGGSCWYYLRYCDAQNNDRFLSEEAEHYWSNAADGGEPNTENPKPKTENFARGSALVDLYVGGTEHAVLHLLYARFWHKVLFDLGHLSTPEPFQKLVNQGLIMGEDGQKMSKSRGNVVNPDEVVGEYGADALRLYEMFMGPLEQVKPWSMKGVEGVYRFLGRVWRVAFTEQQNGTWQLSEKVQDSDPLADKKLLKVVHETIKKVTEDIERLSFNTAISQMMVCTNAFTQAQIIPHALLSDFLKVLNPFAPHLTEEITKALGDSLLSESTWPTWNEDYLIESEIQIVIQVNGKVRDKLTVPKDISKEDMEKTALAADKIQPYTEGKTLRKVIVIPGKLVNIVVN
- a CDS encoding IS630 family transposase, with protein sequence MGRPRAKLDVLGEAERLKQELRKQKAGIVRERMQAVTLGLEGELSLPEIAAQLGRSRATIQNWLNTYREKGVAGLRESGHHRAGRKAALDERGWKQFRKKLNRGSFRTVRQAQQWVEQQLRVQRSEETVRRWMGKLGARLKVVRPRHPRSKHNNKQAFREQLARVGYQALLDKGAERWRQRPLRLWVADEARFGLQTSHRRAWVSRGVRAHKDSTIRYDWQYVWAALQIGGGGSEFLYTNKADTEMSGSFLEQISRRDPHAIHLVIWDGAGFHPHHHHASVPENIV